The Pieris rapae chromosome 19, ilPieRapa1.1, whole genome shotgun sequence DNA segment GGATATGAATTTAGTATGGAAACTGCAGATCGCCGTGCGGCGACCGGTCTACAGCAGTCGGTCTCTACTGCAACATGGGTCCTTTATGGCCAGCGTAACTCTCTGACTTATGTCACGGCTTGTCACATAACTCTCTGACAAGCCcgctttgtttattttgtttttaatgatactaagggcctgtttcacaatgtatggttaaagtgccaaatagctatgcaacacataaattattcaaaagataaaagttccaaataagatacttcacatttcatgacgtatagcgctatctgacagtcgtgaaacgcaaaaatactatttatcataccaataagtaataaatagcttatttggaacttatccggacattgtgaaacaggccctaaataaaAGTTGTTATACGTTTtgcagtaaattatttaaactgtgtACTTACGCGCACGTTTCTACTCGAACAAGCTGTGTCATATTGTCAGACATGTTGACAACATAACGCCAGTTGCCTTTGTTGTTTTGAGCTGCCTGCGGTTGAACAAACCGGGTCCTCACTTGGCATAGGTTGATGGTATTTGCCGCTTGACGCCTGGGACGTTCAGCGGATGGGTCTTcactgaaaattaataataatggaaTCTTCTGTAAACTAAAAGCACATAGGATGATCTCTTCCATGACCGTAgactattaaaagaaatagggaTGTTGTCGTCGGTCTAGTAATGATTGACTTTGCCAAACCCAGTGCACGCAAAACCGTTTCCGCCGCAAAACCATAAGCTGTCTCCGCTCTACTTGGTGTTGACTTTAGGTATACAATTTAGTTCCTAAGACACCCACAAGTCAGAAAGTACaccttaaaagtaattttacctataataataataataatgttgtaCTTATCTATggtataagaaataatttagtgAGAATTATTAACCTGGCAAGTCCCAAAGCTATCCTGAGCGCTTCTGCGCCTGTCAAAGGCCCTTTTGCAGATGCCTCCACCAATTCAGCGTTGCGCCTATGCCGACCGTGCCCCGCAGGATGTGTTGGAAATGATATAGATCTCTGAATCGTAACATCGCTGGATTGAGATGGTGAGatgtatctgaaataaatggaattagtatataagtatatttgctattatttttaactttgtattttcaaaatatcgacagattacttttattataaatatcaattttaacaAAGTAGCTAAACctatcatatttattagtttatagaATCTATTCGTTCGCAGATAAATTGATTACTTGTTCGTACTAAATAGATAGGATCTGTCAATTTATTCAGGGGTTATGTCGTGGTAGAAGTGGTAcggaaacagaaaaaaattcaattgaacTGTTTCAATGTGCaattataagatttaattagAGCTCatgatgtgtttttttttaacttttacataAATGTATCATAACAGTCGCCAACCACTAAAGAAATACTAacatgtaatgtaaataatgaatagcgggtaatatataatagctggtaggttcgatccccggatgtgcaccaatggactttcgaGCATTTAAattcgctcgaacagtgaaggaagaCATCATGAGAGGAAGACACCGGCTTGCCTCAATCCCAAAAAGTAAAGTAGATAGATTGTGGtgtcactgatttattataatatattacactCACACATTGACGCACTGCACTCACACAGTCACTCATGCATTCATGTGTTGTTAAATAGTTAAACAAATTGTTctggaattattattgttatatgtcATTTTAGTACTGGTGGAatccaagaaaaaaaaatgtgagccgtcactGGACGCCTGgctgatgtgaaacatcgacattattttgtaaaagtaatatgcaaaagaacagactgtgataggaactaaatatgtatatcataatgataaaataaaatattatgattttttttccagataacgatgactatttgatgaataaacattatttttattaaatatttttaatatgaaatttactactgcatttagactgtatatcatatagcgtggcgacgcgtcgccacggcatgcgtcgccacgccagaaatcggttttacgtgcggctatagatgtttcacatcaaaaactTACTTCCACCATTCGCTAGGATTGTACTCCGTCACTCCAGTCGACGCTTGTCTCAACCAATCGTTTTCGTAGTTTTGATAAAAGTTTGGGTTAAAATAATTCGGGTTATAGACACCAAGGTTTGGGGTCACACTATTCTGTTTCAAGCTCTTCTCGTTTATATTCCAATAACTAGGAGAGCTTTGGTAACCTTGGAAACCGAATTTGGAAAAGTTCGTCGCCTGAAAAGCTTTGATGTTGTACGGAGTTGGCTCGATTGATGATGGCGGTTGCAAGGGAGTCTTTGCCGTGTATATATCTGgaaaattatatgatttttcttaacaataattacatgtttaaaatatttgtatatacgtATGCAAGTGGCAAGTTATTTCCTTCCACTAATTAGAATCGAAAATTTGCGTTGTTTATTTGATTCAGccatttgtttttcatgtgATACTTTGAAGTTGTGAAAGGAagcgtttttttttgtaattgtaataaaaattaaagtaattgaaTTGGTGTATACATGTCTTGTGATTTCGGGACACaacaatcataaataatttaattgtattgaaaaaaaatcaattattaccCTGATTAAACCTCGCTTGAAACTTTGTATTGTAGTCCTTATGATAATTAGCACCATCATTAACCAATGATATCTGGTCCACGTGGGGCAAGGAGTTTGGTCCATAGCCGTAAGGATAAGCATCCTTCTTCACCGCTTCGAAATCATCCCGACTTTCATCTGAGAGAAGAGTCCGTATATCGTACTGGCCAGCCTGTACCAGCTTGCGGATTACATGTCTGGAaatcacaataaataaataaataaataaataaataaataaataaataaataaataaataaataaataaataaataaataaataaataaataaataaataaataaataaataaataaataaataaataaataaataaataaataaataaataaataaatatatatatataacttctcTAACATACATATACTGAACTCGCTAGCAAGAGACtgttaaaaacgttttatatGTGTGCAGTAATGGCGTAAgctaaagtataatataaattggtAGTGATATGGAaaacaacaaatttttaacaccattttctttaaaaatcagAGCTCAATACTCATttgatgttaaattatatggACACTTAATGTGCGTCGTGAGTGCGTttccggtcttttaagaattggtacgctcttttcttgaacccTACgctgaattggttcggaaatactttagtgggcatCTGGTTCCACTGGAATGAAATTTTCTTCTaatgtacaaaattaaatacttagacAAATAACAGGTTTTCTTTGTCTCTAAAGAAAAATCGAGAAATTGATACAATCTTTGGATATTTTAGCGCCATTAGTTCTTAACAAATTGTGCgtaaatttgtttgtataataaaaaatcttactcTGGATATTGGTCTGGATGGAGGCAAAACGTGAGGCCTGGTTGAGCACAGGGTGGTGAACGTCCAGGCGGCGAGGGCTCGAATCCGCAATTTTGCCCATATGGACAGTTATAGCCATCACCGCCACTGGCTGCCCATATTATCTGGaaggaaaatgtatttatatatttcctatttttacagttacgtaatactaatacaaaaacataataagtaaaaacttaaaacctaaaccatttcataactaattataaataatgcagtTCTTTTGAATTCCGCCAGTGTGCAACTAAATACATCTACATATACATCTACATAAACATCTACATGTACATCTGTCTCACACGCTATAATATTTAGTGTGCGCAAGACGTGTAAATGGTGCTTCACTGCCAGCAATTGAGATCACTTACCACGCCGACTTTTGTTATTTGGCACACGCAGACCCAGTCTTTCCAACATTTCCACATTATATACTCTACCTCTAaggaccttaaaaaaatataatgtgataGTAAGTTCCCTCCTTATCTCTTACTTGCTATATCCTACCATACCCAAGACAAATAAAGTTCGATACATTTTGGGATAAAATGGGTACACTCCATACAGCTACATGTAAATGTATctcgtaaatttattttgaatatgcTACACctttagagatttttttttcttatgggACCCAAATCATAAGAGTTACGTATTCCAAGTAGTTTAGTTGTGGTATCCTAACCAAGTAGGTCGCATTTTTTTTCGGCTACCCTCATTATTTtccgtaattattttaattccaattcaacattaataaatctatttttcagCGCATTATAGTCTTTTTTCTGCTCTTCAAAGCGGTTCAGCATGTCTTGCCTAAAATCCTTAATTTCTTTAAGCaagtaattgaaataattctcAACAAGAACATCATTTTTTTGAGGACTTACGCTTTTCGGGGTTATGGTAATTTGAGATCCttaacgatttattttatcaacctTGGAGGCGTAACACATACATTCTGGACACCTCCACAAATCTTTCTCCTGCTGATTCGTCATTACcaacttttctttaaacacTCAATATGATACATATTACcccatttaaatttagaacacattaagtacaaataatttttctattgttacaGTTCTTGCATTGCTTTTATGCACgcaaattaaaacaactgaagaaagaaacaaatgaagaaaacaaaaaaatacgtcCGTCTACCGTCGACAccgataaaaaataacaataaattaacaatatcgatatttaatttctttctttatgTCTAAAAACAAAACGAATGGTCTCGACAGATGGTAATGGTAAGGAAGCGTAATGGCAGAATAAGTCGATAACATGACACTCGATAATTTGAATTGGTTTACCGGTCCCTTGTGTTAGGGtttctaaaattgtataatgaaTACGTTGCTACTTTTACCATAATTAATATGCATATTTATGGTTGGTTTGTAACGATGTAGTTGATATATACTTCCTGCGGAGACGCTAGCCAATCATAGTAACGGATCACAGACCATGATACTTTTTACTTTGTTCAACAATATCCGGtggtttttacaataaaaaccattttaGTTTGTTATAATTCAggtcatttaataaatagatgatttgtataattattatcttaatcattacttaaaatagatacaatga contains these protein-coding regions:
- the LOC110993522 gene encoding protein spaetzle 5, encoding MAARRISLHLRIFAMIIWAASGGDGYNCPYGQNCGFEPSPPGRSPPCAQPGLTFCLHPDQYPEHVIRKLVQAGQYDIRTLLSDESRDDFEAVKKDAYPYGYGPNSLPHVDQISLVNDGANYHKDYNTKFQARFNQDIYTAKTPLQPPSSIEPTPYNIKAFQATNFSKFGFQGYQSSPSYWNINEKSLKQNSVTPNLGVYNPNYFNPNFYQNYENDWLRQASTGVTEYNPSEWWKYISPSQSSDVTIQRSISFPTHPAGHGRHRRNAELVEASAKGPLTGAEALRIALGLASEDPSAERPRRQAANTINLCQVRTRFVQPQAAQNNKGNWRYVVNMSDNMTQLVRVETCASSECSGLCSIPRGYSSRCEQKYIQKRLVALQPSGETLYTDVFWIPSCCQCTIINNN